The proteins below come from a single Beutenbergia cavernae DSM 12333 genomic window:
- a CDS encoding dihydrodipicolinate synthase family protein has protein sequence MTQVLHGVIPPMCTPLTAEGDAVDDASLRRLVDHLVDGGVHGLFVLGTTGEVTGLTDAQREQVLRVAVEHAAGRAPVLAGAIDTSTARVADQIRRAQDAGADVVVVTAPFYAGTHPAEIRRHFEAVARVATVPVVAYDIPSRVGTKLRAIDVADLAEAGAIVGVKDSSGSDVSIRALLAARRERDLRDFAVFTGSELTVDYALALGADGVVPGLGNVDPAGYRRLYDSARSGDVAAARAEQDRLFELFAITSVATTQSRSTTSAALGAFKAALVLLGVLAHGTLASPGIAPDADDVRQVRRSLEQAGLIGGVTPPG, from the coding sequence ATGACCCAGGTGCTCCACGGCGTCATCCCGCCGATGTGCACGCCCTTGACCGCCGAGGGCGACGCCGTCGACGACGCCTCGCTGCGCCGCCTCGTCGACCACCTCGTCGACGGCGGGGTGCACGGCCTGTTCGTGCTCGGGACGACAGGTGAGGTGACCGGGCTCACGGACGCCCAGCGGGAGCAGGTCCTGCGCGTCGCCGTCGAGCATGCTGCGGGTCGCGCGCCAGTGCTGGCCGGCGCGATCGACACGTCGACGGCTCGGGTGGCGGACCAGATCCGCCGCGCCCAGGACGCCGGTGCCGACGTCGTCGTGGTCACGGCGCCGTTCTACGCCGGCACGCATCCCGCCGAGATCCGGCGCCACTTCGAGGCGGTGGCCCGCGTGGCCACCGTCCCGGTCGTCGCGTACGACATCCCGTCGCGGGTCGGCACCAAGCTGCGCGCGATCGACGTCGCGGACCTCGCCGAAGCCGGCGCGATCGTCGGCGTCAAGGACTCGAGCGGATCCGACGTCTCGATCCGCGCGCTCCTGGCCGCCCGCCGCGAGCGCGACCTGCGGGACTTCGCGGTGTTCACCGGGTCCGAGCTCACCGTGGACTACGCGCTGGCTCTCGGGGCGGACGGCGTGGTGCCGGGCCTCGGGAACGTCGACCCGGCCGGCTACCGACGGCTGTACGACAGTGCCCGCTCTGGCGACGTCGCCGCCGCCCGCGCCGAGCAGGACCGACTGTTCGAGCTGTTCGCGATCACGAGCGTGGCGACGACGCAGAGCCGTTCGACGACGTCGGCGGCGCTCGGCGCGTTCAAGGCCGCGCTCGTCCTGCTGGGCGTGCTCGCGCACGGTACGTTGGCGTCGCCCGGCATCGCGCCCGACGCCGACGACGTCCGGCAGGTGCGTCGGTCCCTCGAGCAGGCAGGGCTGATCGGCGGTGTGACGCCGCCCGGGTGA
- a CDS encoding sialidase family protein: MHPPSFGVDAGTGPGATTLFAAGTHGYAGFRIPALLRVGRHVLAFCEGRTTSLSDTGEIRLVLRRSADDGRTWGPLEVVAAEQTRTIGNPVPFATADGAVVLLTTTNGATRSESELKRPGVPAEERRRVWVQRADSPDAPFSAPLEITADVKPDDWGWYATGPSGGVRLTDGPFAGRLVAACAHSRLDAPPGTRAYGTHLVLSDDDGRTWRRGATDSPPRHDGLNPNEATVAPSGGSLYVNARNESEGGGRLGAWSDDGGETFRAPFRRHDDIASPAVQGHVVAREDGDLVLGLPADPGARRDLALRRSSDGGGTWGAPDVVVPGPAAYSSLGVRPDGGLDILVERGESSPYEQIAHLTLPTRGTTP; the protein is encoded by the coding sequence ATGCATCCGCCCTCTTTCGGAGTCGACGCCGGGACCGGCCCCGGCGCCACGACGCTGTTCGCCGCCGGTACGCACGGGTACGCCGGCTTCCGGATCCCCGCGCTGCTGCGCGTCGGGCGGCACGTCCTCGCGTTCTGCGAGGGGCGGACGACGTCGCTCTCCGACACCGGGGAGATCCGCCTCGTCCTGCGCCGTTCGGCCGACGACGGACGTACGTGGGGTCCGCTGGAGGTCGTCGCGGCGGAGCAGACCCGCACGATCGGCAACCCGGTCCCGTTCGCCACGGCGGACGGCGCCGTCGTCCTGCTCACCACCACGAACGGCGCGACGCGGAGCGAGAGCGAGCTCAAGCGGCCCGGCGTGCCCGCCGAGGAGCGGCGCCGGGTGTGGGTGCAGCGCGCGGACTCTCCGGACGCGCCGTTCTCCGCGCCGCTGGAGATCACGGCCGACGTGAAGCCGGACGACTGGGGCTGGTACGCGACCGGGCCGTCCGGCGGGGTGCGGCTCACCGACGGGCCGTTCGCCGGGCGCCTCGTCGCGGCCTGCGCGCACTCGCGCCTCGACGCCCCGCCGGGGACGCGGGCCTACGGGACGCACCTCGTGCTCAGCGACGACGACGGCCGGACGTGGCGGCGAGGAGCGACCGACTCCCCGCCCCGGCACGACGGGCTCAACCCCAACGAGGCGACGGTGGCGCCCTCGGGAGGGTCGCTGTACGTCAACGCCCGCAACGAGTCCGAGGGCGGCGGCCGGCTCGGTGCGTGGTCGGACGACGGCGGCGAGACGTTCCGGGCCCCGTTCCGCCGCCACGACGACATCGCCTCCCCCGCCGTCCAGGGTCACGTCGTCGCCCGGGAGGACGGGGACCTGGTCCTGGGGCTCCCGGCCGACCCGGGCGCCCGACGCGACCTCGCGCTGCGGCGTAGCAGCGACGGCGGCGGCACGTGGGGCGCGCCCGACGTCGTCGTCCCCGGGCCGGCCGCGTACTCGTCGCTCGGGGTGCGCCCCGACGGAGGCCTCGACATCCTCGTCGAGCGCGGCGAGTCGTCACCGTACGAGCAGATCGCTCACCTGACCCTCCCGACGAGAGGAACGACCCCATGA
- a CDS encoding extracellular solute-binding protein, producing the protein MRLELDRRTMLQAGALALGGTALAACSSGGGGSAGGGGGGASGAPATLPTFRLWEGPAPDFAGAADGGMDGFRAFPAEPARAIDDVPGDGEPITFMTNIPGAIPPTREANSFWRAVEERIGSPLDISMSSNDEYEDKFATRVAGDDLPDLINVPPNVPQLPALLAAKALDLTEHLAGDAVLDYPFLANLPTESWKGCLQGGGIYGVPVPRGLARTSLPIYRRDLVEAAGISDPQPTSFEEFLDLCREMTDPARNTWAWASVPTNYLRQMWSCPYLWAVDDDGRFTAMWELEECEAALADAVTMFEAGVVNPDAFTANVGAQKQWFAAGTAVFVLDSYVAWNQFYTDNPTLTEMRVDMLDVPGRDGGAGTPWLGLANNNITAFNANTEHDVETLLAVANWMAAPFGTDEYKFRKFGVEGEHHELQGTDPVVTPLGTTELGIGLQYIADAPMTLYLPGRPEVPEAQFASQQAVLDRLVADASWGLYSETSSRVNKQIQDTINDVTNQIIQGNAAISTWPDAVQAWLDGGGEQIRGELEEAYAEQNG; encoded by the coding sequence ATGAGACTCGAGCTCGATCGACGCACGATGCTGCAGGCGGGCGCACTCGCGCTCGGCGGGACCGCTCTCGCCGCCTGTTCGTCCGGTGGGGGCGGCAGCGCGGGCGGGGGCGGCGGTGGTGCCTCCGGCGCGCCGGCGACGTTGCCCACGTTCCGGCTGTGGGAGGGCCCGGCGCCGGACTTCGCCGGTGCCGCGGACGGCGGGATGGACGGGTTCCGTGCGTTTCCGGCAGAGCCTGCCCGGGCCATCGACGACGTGCCCGGCGACGGCGAGCCGATCACCTTCATGACGAACATCCCCGGTGCGATACCGCCCACCCGGGAGGCGAACTCGTTCTGGCGGGCCGTCGAGGAGCGGATCGGCTCGCCGCTCGACATCTCCATGTCGTCGAACGACGAGTACGAGGACAAGTTCGCGACCCGGGTCGCCGGCGACGACCTGCCGGACCTCATCAACGTGCCGCCGAACGTGCCCCAGCTCCCCGCGCTCCTGGCGGCGAAGGCGCTGGACCTCACGGAGCACCTGGCGGGCGACGCCGTGCTCGACTACCCGTTCCTGGCGAACCTCCCGACGGAGTCGTGGAAGGGCTGCCTGCAGGGCGGCGGCATCTACGGCGTCCCCGTCCCGCGGGGCCTCGCCCGGACATCCCTGCCGATCTACCGGCGCGACCTGGTCGAGGCGGCCGGAATCTCCGACCCGCAGCCGACGTCGTTCGAGGAGTTCCTCGACCTGTGCCGCGAGATGACGGACCCGGCCCGGAACACCTGGGCCTGGGCCAGCGTGCCCACGAACTACCTGCGTCAGATGTGGAGCTGCCCGTACCTGTGGGCGGTCGACGACGACGGCCGGTTCACGGCGATGTGGGAGCTCGAGGAGTGCGAGGCGGCGCTCGCGGACGCCGTCACGATGTTCGAGGCCGGCGTCGTGAACCCGGACGCGTTCACCGCCAACGTCGGAGCTCAGAAGCAGTGGTTCGCGGCCGGGACCGCCGTCTTCGTGCTCGACAGCTATGTCGCGTGGAACCAGTTCTACACGGACAACCCCACCCTGACGGAGATGCGGGTCGACATGCTCGACGTGCCCGGCCGCGACGGCGGTGCGGGGACGCCGTGGCTCGGCCTGGCGAACAACAACATCACGGCGTTCAACGCGAACACCGAACACGACGTCGAGACCCTGCTCGCCGTCGCGAACTGGATGGCGGCGCCGTTCGGCACCGACGAGTACAAGTTCCGGAAGTTCGGGGTCGAGGGCGAGCACCACGAGCTGCAGGGCACCGACCCGGTCGTCACGCCGCTCGGCACGACGGAGCTCGGCATCGGCCTGCAGTACATCGCCGACGCCCCGATGACGCTGTACCTGCCGGGCCGTCCCGAGGTGCCGGAGGCGCAGTTCGCCAGCCAGCAGGCGGTCCTGGACCGCCTCGTCGCCGACGCGTCCTGGGGGCTGTACTCGGAGACGTCGTCCCGGGTGAACAAGCAGATCCAGGACACGATCAACGACGTCACGAACCAGATCATCCAGGGCAACGCCGCCATCTCGACGTGGCCGGACGCCGTCCAGGCGTGGCTCGACGGCGGCGGTGAGCAGATCCGGGGCGAGCTGGAGGAGGCATATGCCGAGCAGAACGGCTGA
- a CDS encoding ABC transporter permease, with translation MPSRTADRAGVATPDAGTERAADPSVPPPAHRGPSFWRRLRRDQVLVLFAVPGVALVLLFQYVPLLGNVIAFQDYQPFLGIGDSPWVGWDNFAIIVSGDPAFLAALRNTLLLTALQVLLVFPAPIALALLLNSLASETLKRIVQNVLYLPHFLSWVIVVALFQQMLGGSGLLNAFLRSHDMATLEIIGNPDVFHLLLTWQVIWKDTGWATILFLAALSTVSPQLYEAASVDGAGRMRQMWHITLPALRGIVILLFILRLGDSLTVGFEQILLQQDAVGRAVSEVLDTYVYNNGILGGAWGTSAAVGLVKGVVGVVLVLAANKVAHIFGEEGVYRS, from the coding sequence ATGCCGAGCAGAACGGCTGACCGGGCGGGCGTCGCCACGCCCGACGCCGGAACCGAGCGGGCAGCCGATCCGTCCGTGCCGCCTCCCGCGCACCGTGGGCCGTCGTTCTGGCGGCGCCTGCGACGGGACCAGGTGCTCGTCCTGTTCGCCGTGCCGGGCGTCGCACTCGTGCTGCTGTTCCAATACGTGCCGCTGCTCGGCAACGTGATCGCGTTCCAGGACTACCAGCCGTTCCTCGGGATCGGCGACAGCCCGTGGGTCGGCTGGGACAACTTCGCGATCATCGTGAGCGGCGACCCGGCGTTCCTGGCCGCCCTGCGCAACACGCTGCTCCTCACAGCCCTGCAGGTGCTGCTCGTGTTCCCCGCGCCGATCGCGCTCGCCCTGCTGCTCAACAGCCTCGCATCCGAGACCCTCAAGCGGATCGTGCAGAACGTCCTGTACCTGCCGCACTTCCTGTCCTGGGTCATCGTGGTGGCGCTGTTCCAGCAGATGCTCGGCGGCAGCGGGCTGCTCAACGCGTTCCTGCGCTCCCACGACATGGCGACGCTCGAGATCATCGGCAACCCCGACGTCTTCCACCTGCTCCTCACCTGGCAGGTCATCTGGAAGGACACCGGCTGGGCGACGATCCTGTTCCTGGCCGCCCTGTCGACCGTCTCGCCGCAGCTGTACGAGGCGGCGAGCGTCGACGGCGCCGGCCGGATGCGGCAGATGTGGCACATCACGCTCCCGGCCCTGCGCGGCATCGTGATCCTGCTGTTCATCCTGCGCCTCGGCGACTCGCTGACCGTGGGATTCGAGCAGATCCTGCTGCAGCAGGACGCCGTCGGACGGGCCGTCAGCGAGGTCCTCGACACCTACGTCTACAACAACGGGATCCTCGGTGGCGCCTGGGGCACCTCGGCGGCCGTCGGGCTCGTGAAGGGCGTCGTGGGCGTCGTCCTCGTGCTCGCGGCGAACAAGGTCGCGCACATCTTCGGTGAGGAAGGGGTGTACCGCTCGTGA
- a CDS encoding carbohydrate ABC transporter permease, with amino-acid sequence MSRRRIHGTPVAAWPVQTLKAVLLGTLCVLVLLPFLAVISTSLAGQDQLSRAGGLVLWPHGVHLDAYRSILSGGVVTRAVLVSVGITLVGTALSLFTSCLLAYGLSRPRSFGSRPALLVVLFSMLFSAGIIPTYLLVKQVGLIDSWWALILPTMISGFNVVVLRSFFMNVPSELLESARIDGAGEWVTFSRIVLPLSKAVLAVVGLFYAVGYWNAFFNALLYLNDSAKWPLQLVLRTYVINETALASTDLGTAENLPSQSSIQMAILVLSIVPILVIYPFLQRHFAKGVLTGAVKG; translated from the coding sequence GTGAGCCGGAGACGCATCCACGGGACGCCGGTCGCGGCCTGGCCCGTGCAGACCCTCAAGGCGGTGCTCCTCGGCACCCTGTGCGTGCTGGTGCTGCTGCCATTCCTCGCGGTCATCTCGACGTCGCTGGCCGGTCAGGACCAGCTCTCCCGGGCCGGCGGGCTCGTGCTCTGGCCCCACGGCGTGCACCTCGACGCGTATCGCTCGATCCTGTCCGGCGGCGTCGTGACACGTGCCGTGCTGGTGAGCGTCGGGATCACCCTGGTCGGCACCGCGCTGAGCCTGTTCACCTCGTGCCTGCTGGCCTACGGCCTGTCACGGCCCCGGTCCTTCGGCAGCAGGCCGGCGCTCCTCGTCGTCCTCTTCTCCATGCTGTTCAGCGCGGGCATCATCCCGACGTACCTGCTCGTCAAGCAGGTCGGGCTCATCGACAGCTGGTGGGCGCTCATCCTGCCGACCATGATCAGCGGGTTCAACGTGGTCGTCCTGCGGTCGTTCTTCATGAACGTCCCCTCCGAGCTGCTGGAGAGCGCGCGGATCGACGGGGCGGGGGAATGGGTCACGTTCTCCCGCATCGTGCTGCCGCTGTCGAAGGCCGTGCTGGCCGTGGTGGGCCTGTTCTACGCCGTCGGGTACTGGAACGCGTTCTTCAACGCCCTGCTCTATCTCAACGACTCGGCGAAGTGGCCGCTGCAGCTCGTGCTGCGGACGTACGTCATCAACGAGACGGCGCTCGCGTCCACGGATCTCGGCACCGCTGAGAACCTGCCGTCGCAGTCCTCGATCCAGATGGCGATCCTCGTGCTGTCGATCGTCCCGATCCTCGTCATCTACCCGTTCCTCCAGCGGCACTTCGCCAAGGGCGTGCTCACCGGAGCCGTCAAGGGCTGA
- a CDS encoding sialidase family protein produces the protein MRVLPVVALGASLALLSTAPPATPAPDTTTPEHIVLFEQGRGGYECYRIPAIVRTSDGGLLAFAEGRRPATHTTAWCHDAAPIDVVVRRSDDDGVTWGPVSVVLSGDPAGGDEEATRGNPAPVVVTRGEHAGRIVLVTTHNPAGGGVRTPYVQTSDDDGRTWSEATSLAHLPPDGTGWYATGPQHGIQLTSGPHRGRLVVGVNYDAGGVRFGGLLLSDDGGDTWRAGAAAAAVDPADIPQELGVVETPGGGVLAVARNQNAAGAHQRLAARSGDGGATFGGQFTGVADLVTTPRVQGSVLALTPPGRPGASGPLVFSSPVDPTFRRNLTLFRSDDHGRTWATHAVLTADRAGYSDLVRLGDGRLGVLYEGGAYPDGDARDEIRFVAVRVPR, from the coding sequence ATGCGAGTCCTTCCTGTCGTCGCCCTCGGCGCGTCCCTCGCGCTGCTGTCCACCGCGCCTCCCGCCACCCCGGCGCCCGACACGACCACACCCGAGCACATCGTGCTCTTCGAGCAGGGGAGGGGCGGATACGAGTGCTACCGCATCCCCGCGATCGTCCGGACGTCGGACGGCGGGCTCCTCGCGTTCGCGGAGGGCCGCCGACCCGCCACGCACACGACCGCCTGGTGCCACGACGCCGCACCCATCGACGTCGTCGTCCGGCGGTCGGATGACGACGGCGTCACGTGGGGTCCCGTGTCGGTGGTCCTGTCGGGCGATCCCGCCGGCGGCGACGAGGAGGCGACCCGGGGGAACCCGGCGCCGGTCGTCGTCACGCGCGGCGAGCACGCCGGGCGCATCGTCCTCGTCACCACGCACAACCCGGCCGGCGGAGGAGTGCGCACGCCGTACGTGCAGACGAGCGACGACGACGGTCGCACGTGGAGCGAGGCGACGTCGCTCGCTCACCTCCCGCCGGACGGGACCGGTTGGTATGCGACGGGCCCGCAGCACGGGATCCAGCTGACGAGCGGCCCGCACCGCGGCCGGCTCGTCGTGGGCGTCAACTACGACGCCGGAGGCGTGAGGTTCGGCGGGCTGCTCCTCAGCGACGACGGCGGCGACACGTGGCGTGCGGGCGCCGCGGCGGCGGCGGTCGACCCGGCGGACATCCCGCAGGAGCTCGGCGTGGTCGAGACCCCGGGCGGCGGCGTGCTCGCCGTCGCCCGCAACCAGAACGCCGCGGGTGCGCACCAGCGCCTCGCCGCCCGGAGCGGCGACGGCGGCGCGACGTTCGGAGGGCAGTTCACCGGCGTGGCGGACCTCGTGACGACGCCCCGGGTGCAGGGATCCGTGCTGGCGCTGACACCTCCGGGACGGCCGGGAGCCTCCGGTCCGCTCGTGTTCAGCTCGCCCGTCGACCCGACGTTCCGGCGCAATCTCACGCTCTTCCGCTCCGACGACCACGGGCGCACGTGGGCGACCCACGCCGTGCTGACCGCTGACCGGGCCGGCTACAGCGACCTCGTCAGGCTCGGGGACGGGAGGCTCGGCGTGCTGTACGAGGGTGGCGCCTACCCCGACGGCGACGCGCGGGACGAGATCCGGTTCGTCGCCGTCCGCGTGCCGCGCTGA
- the ybaK gene encoding Cys-tRNA(Pro) deacylase, translated as MSRRGAATPALAALAAAGVAHVVREYAHDPRFAGSYAAEAAQALDVPADRVLKTLVAEATPGGLVVAVLPGDATLDLKALAQALGAKRAAMADPAAAERSTGYVRGGISPLGQRTRLVTAVDASVLAHDTVLVSAGRRGLDVELAPADLVRLTAAVVAPLAR; from the coding sequence ATGAGTCGCAGGGGCGCGGCGACGCCCGCACTCGCCGCGCTCGCCGCGGCGGGCGTCGCCCACGTGGTCCGGGAGTACGCCCACGATCCACGCTTCGCTGGCTCCTACGCGGCCGAGGCGGCCCAGGCGCTCGACGTCCCCGCCGACCGCGTGCTCAAGACGCTCGTGGCCGAGGCGACTCCGGGCGGGCTCGTCGTCGCCGTCCTCCCGGGCGACGCGACGCTCGACCTCAAGGCCCTCGCCCAGGCCCTCGGCGCAAAGCGCGCGGCCATGGCCGACCCCGCAGCTGCCGAGCGGTCCACCGGCTACGTGCGCGGCGGCATCTCCCCGCTCGGGCAGCGCACCCGCCTCGTGACGGCCGTGGACGCGAGCGTGCTCGCCCACGACACCGTGCTCGTCTCGGCCGGTCGCCGCGGGCTCGACGTCGAGCTCGCGCCCGCCGACCTCGTGCGGCTCACGGCCGCCGTCGTCGCCCCGCTCGCCCGCTGA
- a CDS encoding DUF2510 domain-containing protein, translating into MTREPGWYPDPEGERQVRFWDGDAWTEYVQPFAPEAPEVHGAGTAAADYPYLSATPAEPGTGAYPVATWADAPVRTAPAQVPGRGRGGLYLGIAVAVVVALVIVGATLLTRGNGPGPGPGPTGGLQQGTPVVVGTPASDTLATGSTWEATLTIPEDGAYLVDLAAQSGGDLVLEIVDDAGDVAWRSDDRGRELVELMGGASLDPGGIAELTAGEHLVRITEYDGLEQGFDLRVDPADATALTPGLPGTLDVPAGSFAVAVLPLDALSALTVDVRTVGGSGDDPRMVLLLPPDGDVVDIDDRTAEQQEEVGGAEYDPYLETDAGPGNLYVLVGEYQGTDVVVEVTVTLG; encoded by the coding sequence GTGACGCGCGAACCTGGGTGGTACCCGGACCCGGAGGGAGAACGCCAGGTCCGGTTCTGGGACGGTGACGCGTGGACCGAGTACGTCCAGCCGTTCGCCCCGGAGGCTCCCGAGGTGCACGGCGCCGGCACGGCGGCCGCCGACTACCCGTACCTCTCCGCCACCCCGGCCGAACCGGGCACCGGGGCGTACCCGGTGGCCACGTGGGCGGACGCGCCGGTGCGCACGGCGCCCGCCCAGGTGCCGGGCCGCGGCCGGGGCGGCCTCTACCTCGGGATCGCGGTCGCCGTGGTCGTCGCCCTCGTCATCGTCGGCGCCACGCTCCTCACCCGCGGCAACGGTCCGGGCCCCGGTCCCGGCCCGACCGGCGGGCTGCAGCAGGGCACGCCCGTCGTGGTGGGCACGCCGGCGTCCGACACGCTCGCCACGGGCTCCACCTGGGAGGCGACGCTGACGATCCCCGAGGACGGCGCCTACCTCGTGGACCTCGCCGCGCAGTCGGGTGGCGACCTGGTGCTCGAGATCGTGGACGACGCCGGCGACGTCGCCTGGCGCAGCGACGACCGGGGGCGCGAGCTCGTGGAGCTGATGGGCGGTGCGTCGCTCGACCCGGGCGGGATCGCCGAGCTCACGGCCGGCGAGCACCTGGTGCGGATCACCGAGTACGACGGGCTCGAGCAGGGGTTCGACCTGCGGGTCGACCCGGCGGACGCGACGGCGCTCACGCCGGGTCTGCCGGGAACGCTCGACGTCCCGGCGGGCTCGTTCGCCGTGGCGGTGCTGCCGCTGGACGCGCTGTCCGCGCTCACCGTCGACGTCCGCACCGTGGGCGGCAGCGGCGACGACCCACGCATGGTGCTCCTCCTGCCGCCCGACGGCGACGTCGTGGACATCGACGACCGGACGGCGGAGCAGCAGGAGGAGGTCGGCGGCGCCGAGTACGACCCGTACCTCGAGACCGACGCCGGCCCGGGGAACCTCTACGTGCTCGTCGGCGAGTACCAAGGCACGGACGTCGTCGTCGAGGTCACGGTGACCCTCGGCTGA
- a CDS encoding DUF2510 domain-containing protein, with amino-acid sequence MSTPPAGWFPDPDGQDRLRYWDGTAWTEHYAASNEPPGAPSGPAAPGGYDAGYGTAPTTDFGAAPGYGQSASGGYGQAPSGGYGQSASGGYGQAPSGGYGQAPSGGYGAAPAPGWADTAGTAYGVGGQQQPGQQYDAYGQPQGAAAYGGPGGPGGPGPGGSGGNRGLVIALIAIGAVVVIVLAVLGIRLLTAGGDPTTLPTQQPTVQPTSDPTDPPTTGGGNATGELPLDSPVEVSVPAGATFEATFTIPEDGLYVIAAEGQDDADTTLALLDSSGSEIAAIDDHPSAARNLFNSTYDSLLTGYYAAGDYTVVVAEYYGDAADVTLSATHVAEAVEIPTQSAQFSVPEGSAWFGWVTIADGESVTLDARATTDDGDLRMSLVAPDGDDVLDNDDRGSDADTQGGDSYDPLIVASDLPAGRYVVVISDYNGAAADATIVATHE; translated from the coding sequence GTGAGCACTCCACCCGCAGGCTGGTTCCCCGACCCCGACGGTCAGGACCGGTTGCGCTACTGGGACGGCACTGCCTGGACCGAGCACTACGCGGCGAGCAACGAGCCGCCCGGTGCGCCGAGCGGCCCGGCGGCACCCGGTGGCTACGACGCCGGCTACGGCACGGCACCCACCACCGACTTCGGCGCCGCCCCCGGCTACGGGCAGTCCGCGAGCGGCGGCTACGGCCAGGCGCCCAGCGGCGGCTACGGGCAGTCCGCCAGCGGCGGCTATGGCCAGGCGCCCAGCGGCGGCTACGGCCAGGCCCCCAGCGGCGGCTACGGCGCCGCCCCCGCCCCGGGCTGGGCGGACACCGCCGGCACGGCGTACGGCGTCGGCGGCCAGCAGCAACCCGGCCAGCAGTACGACGCTTACGGGCAGCCGCAGGGTGCCGCCGCGTACGGAGGGCCCGGCGGTCCCGGGGGGCCCGGTCCCGGGGGCTCTGGCGGCAACCGCGGACTCGTCATCGCGCTCATCGCGATCGGCGCCGTCGTCGTGATCGTGCTGGCCGTGCTCGGCATCCGGCTGCTGACCGCGGGGGGCGACCCGACGACGCTGCCCACCCAGCAGCCGACGGTCCAGCCCACCTCCGACCCGACCGACCCGCCGACCACCGGGGGCGGCAACGCCACGGGCGAGCTGCCGCTCGACAGCCCGGTGGAGGTGTCGGTCCCGGCCGGCGCGACGTTCGAGGCGACGTTCACGATCCCGGAGGACGGCCTGTACGTGATCGCGGCCGAGGGTCAGGACGACGCGGACACGACGCTCGCGCTCCTCGACTCCTCGGGTTCCGAGATCGCTGCCATCGACGACCACCCGAGCGCCGCCCGCAACCTGTTCAACTCCACCTACGACTCGCTGCTCACGGGCTACTACGCGGCCGGCGACTACACGGTGGTCGTCGCCGAGTACTACGGGGACGCCGCCGACGTCACGCTCTCCGCCACGCACGTCGCGGAGGCCGTGGAGATCCCCACCCAGAGCGCGCAGTTCTCCGTGCCGGAGGGCTCGGCCTGGTTCGGGTGGGTGACGATCGCCGACGGCGAGTCGGTCACCCTCGACGCGCGCGCCACGACCGACGACGGGGACCTGCGGATGTCCCTCGTCGCACCCGACGGCGACGACGTGCTCGACAACGACGACCGCGGCTCCGACGCCGACACGCAGGGCGGCGACAGCTACGACCCGCTCATCGTGGCGTCCGATCTGCCGGCCGGGCGCTACGTCGTCGTCATCAGCGACTACAACGGCGCCGCGGCCGACGCCACCATCGTCGCGACGCACGAGTAG